The DNA segment AATAAACTTTATTGAATTTTTAACAAAATTCTTCCATCCCTAGTAGGATCAAATAACGCCTTTAATGCATCCTTACCTTCCTCTAGACTGAAAGTTTTCCAAACCTTTACCTTACAGTCGTTACACGATTCCAGAATTTCCATTAATTCTATTCTTCTACCTCCAGTAGTACCAATAATCTTTACGTGTTTACCATATATCTGAGAAAGGTCTAATTTCACTTCAGATCCGGCAATTCCGCCAAAGAACACCAGCCTTCCGTTAACTCCTAAACTGCTCAAGCTTAAATCCCACACTGAAGAGCCTACAGAATTTATTACCACGCTAGCCATCTTACCTCCAGTCACTCTTGAAACGTCTTCTACTACTTTATCATAAGTGGTAACATAATCTGCTCCAAAATCCTTTAACCAAACCTTCTTACTTACAGCAATGACTCTAGCTCCCATTTTCTTCGCAAATTGTACAGCAAATTGGCCAGTATTCCCCGAAGCACCGAAAACTACTACTGTATCGTTAGAGTTAACTCCAGCCTCTTTCAAAGCGTGATATGCGGTAAGACCTGCAACAGGTAAACTCGAAGCTAATTCTTCGCTCATATTGTCTGGGACTTTAAATACGTTCTTTTCTGGGACTGTCAAGTATTCCGCATAACCACCATTAGTTATTACGCTCA comes from the Acidianus infernus genome and includes:
- a CDS encoding alcohol dehydrogenase catalytic domain-containing protein; this encodes MRALQFDKSGIENLKLVELPNPEVGAHDVRIKVKFAGVNPIDYFVVNYLPVKPMPHIPGAEVYGEIESVGDHVKSLKPGDRVIVYNRLFDGTCDMCLSSMEMLCRNGGIMSVITNGGYAEYLTVPEKNVFKVPDNMSEELASSLPVAGLTAYHALKEAGVNSNDTVVVFGASGNTGQFAVQFAKKMGARVIAVSKKVWLKDFGADYVTTYDKVVEDVSRVTGGKMASVVINSVGSSVWDLSLSSLGVNGRLVFFGGIAGSEVKLDLSQIYGKHVKIIGTTGGRRIELMEILESCNDCKVKVWKTFSLEEGKDALKALFDPTRDGRILLKIQ